A single window of Halobacillus naozhouensis DNA harbors:
- a CDS encoding helix-turn-helix domain-containing protein has protein sequence MIYQRIRSLRKERYLTQTMLAEKVGVSAQVVSNWERQYTSPDLEDLSKIAHALRTTADYLLGLSDEKEDEMREIKLFLKDKGYDKPVIFDKEAWLNVQPEEINQIENYFRFLLQQKHPS, from the coding sequence GTGATTTATCAACGCATTCGGTCATTAAGAAAAGAGAGATATCTAACTCAAACGATGCTTGCTGAAAAAGTAGGCGTTTCCGCACAAGTAGTATCGAACTGGGAGCGTCAATATACTTCACCAGATCTTGAGGATCTCTCTAAAATTGCCCACGCCCTCAGGACGACCGCCGACTACCTTCTGGGATTAAGCGATGAAAAAGAGGATGAAATGAGAGAGATCAAACTCTTCTTAAAAGACAAAGGCTATGATAAACCTGTCATTTTCGATAAAGAAGCATGGCTTAATGTTCAGCCTGAAGAAATCAATCAAATTGAAAATTACTTCCGATTCTTGCTGCAACAGAAACACCCGTCTTAG
- the miaA gene encoding tRNA (adenosine(37)-N6)-dimethylallyltransferase MiaA: MKQKVVSIVGPTAVGKSRLGIEVAKHFNGEVISGDSMQIYRGMDIGTAKVTEEEMNGVVHHMIDIKNPNQSFSVAEFQKRVQSLIEEIASRGKCPVLVGGTGLYIEATLYNFNFSNQEKDERVLDRLEKQLQECGNEQMYERLASVDPVQAEKIHPNNKRRVLRALEVYETTGKTMSEYQEQQKSESPFHPILIGLEMERELLYERINGRVDQMMEEGLLDEVQMLFGRGLEGSQSMSAIGYKEFIPYFKGEYTLSQAVELLKRNSRRYAKRQYTYFKNKLNVNWYEIHPNYYKAKFEKILNDLAGMLEES; the protein is encoded by the coding sequence TTGAAACAGAAGGTAGTGAGTATCGTCGGCCCTACTGCGGTTGGGAAATCAAGATTAGGCATTGAAGTGGCTAAACATTTTAACGGTGAAGTTATTAGTGGAGATTCAATGCAAATATACCGTGGTATGGACATTGGGACAGCGAAGGTAACAGAGGAGGAAATGAATGGTGTTGTTCATCATATGATTGATATAAAGAACCCAAATCAATCGTTTTCTGTTGCGGAGTTTCAAAAGCGAGTTCAATCACTTATTGAAGAAATTGCTTCGCGTGGTAAATGCCCGGTGTTAGTGGGTGGGACAGGGTTATACATAGAAGCAACGTTATATAATTTTAACTTTTCTAATCAGGAGAAAGACGAGCGTGTTCTTGATCGTCTTGAAAAACAACTCCAAGAATGTGGGAACGAACAGATGTACGAGCGTCTAGCAAGCGTCGATCCTGTCCAAGCTGAGAAAATTCACCCCAATAATAAGCGGCGTGTTTTGAGGGCGCTTGAGGTTTATGAAACGACAGGCAAAACGATGAGTGAATATCAAGAGCAGCAAAAATCAGAATCACCATTTCACCCCATCCTTATCGGGCTTGAAATGGAGCGGGAGTTGCTATACGAACGAATTAACGGCCGTGTTGATCAAATGATGGAAGAAGGTTTGCTTGACGAGGTTCAGATGCTGTTTGGTCGTGGATTGGAAGGAAGTCAATCGATGAGCGCGATTGGTTATAAAGAATTTATCCCATATTTTAAGGGCGAATATACGCTGTCTCAGGCGGTGGAATTATTGAAACGAAATTCCAGACGATATGCCAAACGGCAGTACACTTATTTCAAAAATAAATTAAATGTTAACTGGTATGAGATTCACCCGAATTATTATAAGGCAAAATTCGAAAAAATTTTAAATGATTTAGCAGGAATGCTGGAAGAAAGCTAG
- the hfq gene encoding RNA chaperone Hfq, giving the protein MAQSVNIQDNYLNQLRKERMQVTVFLLNGFQLRGVVKAFDNFTVLLETDGKQQLIFKHAISTFAPVKNVALDKE; this is encoded by the coding sequence ATGGCTCAGTCCGTAAACATTCAGGATAATTATTTAAATCAATTAAGGAAAGAACGTATGCAAGTGACGGTTTTCTTACTTAACGGCTTTCAATTGCGAGGAGTAGTGAAAGCCTTCGATAACTTTACGGTATTACTTGAAACGGATGGTAAACAACAACTTATTTTCAAGCATGCCATTTCCACTTTCGCGCCAGTGAAAAATGTCGCGCTTGATAAGGAATAA
- a CDS encoding AAA family ATPase, whose amino-acid sequence MYPQAKAARPGTINIVLNEAKGKADAVQSPSVKGKHMAPFRKIDHYFKPIIGLQELKHRVKEIYAQVLIAQKRKDMGLKSNGQVLHMVFKGNPGTGKTTIARMVAALFQEMEVLEKGHFIEADRSDLVGEYIGHTAQKTKDLIKKSLGGVLFIDEAYSLARGGDKDFGKEAIDTIVKCMEDHHDELVIILAGYPYEMDNFMRMNPGLASRFPIQLDFDDYSAMELSAIADHMVQDRDYVLSHQASKKLYEHLVSVCYHSQHNFSNARYVRNIIEEAIRKHAFRVASYPNHEKATLTTLEAEDFQLLFEKSRYH is encoded by the coding sequence GTGTATCCACAAGCTAAAGCGGCACGCCCGGGCACGATTAACATCGTACTGAATGAAGCGAAAGGGAAGGCGGATGCCGTACAATCTCCTTCTGTAAAGGGAAAGCATATGGCTCCTTTTCGAAAAATTGATCATTACTTTAAGCCTATTATCGGCTTGCAGGAATTGAAGCATCGTGTAAAAGAAATTTACGCTCAAGTGCTTATCGCCCAAAAAAGAAAAGATATGGGTCTGAAGTCAAATGGCCAGGTGTTGCACATGGTTTTTAAGGGCAATCCAGGAACAGGTAAAACTACGATTGCACGAATGGTTGCAGCGCTGTTTCAGGAGATGGAGGTTTTAGAGAAGGGGCATTTTATAGAAGCTGACCGCAGTGATCTTGTCGGGGAGTATATTGGTCACACCGCACAGAAAACCAAGGATTTAATTAAGAAGTCTCTCGGAGGAGTGCTTTTTATCGATGAAGCTTACTCGCTCGCCCGCGGGGGAGATAAAGATTTTGGTAAAGAAGCGATTGATACGATTGTGAAGTGCATGGAAGATCACCATGACGAATTGGTGATTATCCTTGCGGGTTATCCGTATGAAATGGACAATTTCATGAGAATGAATCCGGGTCTTGCTTCGCGTTTTCCTATTCAACTTGACTTTGATGACTATTCAGCAATGGAGCTATCGGCCATTGCAGATCACATGGTTCAGGATAGGGATTATGTTCTTTCCCATCAAGCCAGCAAGAAACTGTACGAACATTTAGTATCAGTTTGTTATCACTCCCAGCATAATTTTTCAAATGCGAGATATGTTAGAAATATCATTGAAGAGGCTATCCGCAAACATGCTTTCAGGGTAGCAAGCTATCCCAATCACGAAAAAGCAACCTTAACTACTCTAGAAGCAGAAGATTTTCAACTACTATTTGAGAAGTCACGCTATCACTAA
- the hflX gene encoding GTPase HflX, whose product MKEQVILVARKDPAQQEERFASSLEELQSLTETAGGEVKKIMIQKRERIHPATYIGEGKLAEIKEEIDQSEAEIDIVVFNDELSPGQLRNISDRLERRVIDRSQLILDIFASRARTKEGKLQVELAQLQYLLPRLAGQGTELSRLGGGIGTRGPGETKLETDRRHIQRRIDDIKRRLQTVVKQRNQYRKRREVNYAFQIAIVGYTNAGKSTFFNKVTDSDSFEEDLLFATLDPLTRQVSLPSGFKALISDTVGFIQDLPTTLIAAFRSTLEEVTEADFIIHMVDASHPDHSEQEKTVHKLLKDLQADHLPVLTVYNKRDLLQDDFIPSVFPSLTVSVHDPIDIKRILDKVENTLKEEWYEYNVFIRASEGKQLQQFKQDSIVVSVKFHEDREGYALHGFIHPDHPLKNKILQ is encoded by the coding sequence ATGAAAGAACAAGTTATACTCGTGGCAAGAAAAGACCCTGCCCAACAAGAAGAACGATTTGCTTCTTCCCTGGAGGAATTGCAATCGCTAACGGAAACCGCCGGGGGAGAAGTGAAAAAAATAATGATTCAAAAACGCGAACGAATCCACCCGGCTACTTATATTGGCGAAGGAAAGTTAGCTGAAATAAAAGAAGAAATTGACCAGAGTGAGGCAGAAATAGATATCGTTGTCTTTAATGACGAGTTATCACCTGGCCAACTGCGAAATATTTCTGACCGTTTGGAAAGAAGAGTTATTGACCGCAGCCAGCTTATACTAGACATATTTGCAAGCCGTGCAAGAACGAAAGAAGGGAAGCTTCAAGTTGAGCTCGCCCAGCTGCAATATTTATTGCCGAGGCTTGCCGGGCAAGGCACGGAGCTATCCAGACTTGGCGGCGGAATCGGGACGAGAGGACCAGGTGAAACGAAGCTGGAGACAGATCGGCGTCATATTCAACGGCGTATTGATGATATCAAGCGCCGTCTTCAAACCGTTGTAAAACAACGGAATCAATATCGAAAAAGGCGCGAAGTTAACTATGCTTTTCAAATAGCGATCGTTGGGTATACGAACGCTGGTAAATCTACATTTTTTAATAAAGTGACAGATAGTGACTCGTTTGAAGAGGACTTGCTGTTTGCTACTCTCGATCCATTAACGCGGCAAGTCAGCCTCCCTTCGGGGTTTAAGGCGCTTATTTCTGATACGGTTGGTTTCATTCAAGACTTGCCGACAACGTTGATTGCAGCTTTCCGTTCAACCCTGGAAGAAGTGACTGAAGCTGATTTTATTATTCATATGGTGGATGCCTCCCATCCAGACCATTCAGAACAGGAAAAGACTGTCCATAAATTATTAAAAGATTTACAAGCGGATCACTTACCTGTTCTTACTGTTTATAATAAACGGGATCTTCTGCAAGATGACTTTATCCCAAGTGTCTTCCCATCATTGACAGTGAGTGTACATGACCCCATTGATATCAAGCGAATCCTGGATAAAGTAGAAAACACCCTGAAGGAAGAATGGTATGAATATAACGTCTTTATCCGTGCTTCAGAAGGGAAGCAGCTTCAGCAATTTAAACAGGACAGTATTGTTGTTTCAGTTAAGTTTCATGAAGATCGAGAGGGGTATGCCTTACATGGGTTTATCCACCCGGATCATCCGCTGAAAAATAAGATTTTACAATAG
- a CDS encoding aminotransferase class I/II-fold pyridoxal phosphate-dependent enzyme codes for MNERIESAEHQIRSQHEYVQAVVEKNQRKVLDAFQKLKVSDSHFNPTTGYGYDDFGRDTLEELYAEIFSAEDALVRPQIISGTHAITTALFGVLRPGDELLYMTGDPYDTLEEVIGDKAGQDKGSLADFGITYKAVPLKNNREVDRELVKRTVSERTKVIAIQRSKGYADRPSFTISEIKEMIRYVRSLKEDAIVFVDNCYGEFVEDQEPVEVGADLIAGSLIKNPGGGLARIGGYIAGRKHLIELCSYRLTAPGLGKETGASLNTLQEMYQGIFLAPHVVGEALKGAIFTAKFLDSLGFSTSPSFDEPRTDLIQSVNFDNAEQMVRFCQAIQAASPINSHVTPHPSPMPGYDSDVIMAAGTFIQGASLELTADGPLRRPYTAFVQGGLTYAHVKIAVSRAAEELIQSGFLQSNTIQKN; via the coding sequence ATGAATGAACGTATAGAATCAGCAGAGCACCAAATTCGCTCGCAGCACGAGTATGTACAAGCGGTAGTAGAAAAAAATCAACGAAAAGTACTGGATGCTTTTCAAAAGCTGAAAGTGTCTGATTCGCATTTCAATCCCACAACAGGCTATGGGTATGATGATTTTGGACGAGATACTTTAGAAGAACTTTATGCTGAGATTTTTTCAGCGGAAGATGCCCTAGTCAGACCGCAAATTATTTCAGGTACACATGCGATTACCACAGCTCTTTTTGGTGTTTTAAGACCAGGGGATGAGCTCCTTTATATGACCGGAGATCCATATGACACGTTAGAAGAAGTTATTGGTGATAAAGCTGGTCAGGATAAAGGATCCCTGGCTGACTTTGGGATCACTTACAAGGCTGTTCCTTTAAAGAATAACCGGGAAGTGGATCGGGAATTAGTTAAGAGAACGGTATCTGAACGTACAAAGGTTATCGCCATTCAGCGCTCTAAAGGTTATGCTGATCGTCCCTCATTCACCATAAGTGAGATAAAAGAGATGATCCGTTATGTACGATCCTTAAAAGAAGATGCCATTGTGTTTGTGGATAATTGCTACGGTGAATTTGTCGAAGACCAGGAGCCTGTAGAAGTGGGAGCGGACCTTATAGCAGGATCACTCATTAAAAACCCGGGTGGTGGCCTGGCGCGGATTGGTGGTTATATTGCTGGGAGAAAGCACTTAATTGAATTGTGCAGTTATCGTCTGACAGCCCCGGGTTTAGGTAAAGAAACGGGAGCTAGTTTAAATACATTACAAGAGATGTATCAGGGGATATTTTTGGCTCCCCATGTAGTCGGAGAGGCGTTAAAAGGTGCTATATTTACTGCGAAGTTTCTTGATTCACTAGGGTTTTCCACTTCGCCAAGCTTTGATGAGCCGCGGACAGATTTGATCCAATCAGTTAATTTTGATAATGCCGAACAGATGGTGCGATTCTGTCAGGCCATTCAAGCAGCATCTCCGATTAATTCCCATGTGACGCCACACCCAAGTCCGATGCCTGGATATGATAGTGACGTCATTATGGCAGCGGGGACCTTTATACAAGGTGCCAGTTTAGAACTGACTGCTGACGGGCCGCTTAGAAGACCTTATACAGCTTTTGTGCAGGGTGGATTGACTTATGCTCATGTGAAAATTGCGGTAAGCCGGGCTGCAGAGGAATTAATTCAATCAGGCTTTTTACAATCAAACACAATTCAGAAAAACTGA
- a CDS encoding MerR family transcriptional regulator, which produces MSDQIRRSMPLFPMGIVQSLTDLSARQIRYYEQHQLVNPVRSNGNQRLFSFNDVDRLLEIKDLIEKGVNMAGIKQVLTLTHQPEKETYSGEEVEVRHELTDKELRRMLQQELFTAGRQGKASIRQGELSRFFH; this is translated from the coding sequence ATGAGTGATCAAATTCGTCGTTCCATGCCGTTGTTCCCGATGGGGATTGTACAATCCTTAACTGATCTTTCTGCCCGGCAAATCAGGTATTATGAACAGCATCAGTTAGTAAATCCAGTACGATCAAACGGCAACCAGCGGCTCTTTTCATTTAATGATGTCGATCGTTTGCTTGAGATTAAAGACCTTATTGAAAAAGGTGTGAATATGGCTGGAATTAAGCAGGTGCTTACACTTACTCATCAACCGGAGAAGGAAACATACAGCGGAGAAGAAGTGGAAGTCCGTCATGAACTCACTGACAAAGAACTTCGCCGAATGTTACAACAAGAATTATTCACCGCGGGAAGGCAGGGAAAGGCTAGTATAAGGCAGGGAGAATTATCACGATTCTTCCACTAA
- the glnA gene encoding type I glutamate--ammonia ligase, with product MGLTREEIFKKIDEENVKFVRLQFTDMLGTIKNVEIPVSQVDKALDGMMMFDGSSIEGFVRIEESDMYLVPDLDTFVVFPWSSEKGKVARFICDIYNPDMTPFEGCPRYNLKRNLKKMEELGFSAFNIGTEPEFFLFKLDVNGEPTMELNDKGGYFDLAPTDLGENCRRDIVLELEEMGFEIEASHHEVAPGQHEIDFKYSDAVKHCDDIQTFKLAVKTIARQHGLHATFMPKPLFGVNGSGMHANMSLFNKDGNAFFDENGKEQLSDVAYQFTAGIVKHATNFTAVTNPTVNSYKRLVPGYEAPCYVAWSGQNRSPLVRVPTSRGLSTRIEVRSVDPAANPYMAMAVLLAAGLDGVENKLEAPAPVDRNIYVMDKKEREAHGVKDLPATLSDALLELQSDEVMVKALGEHLFEHFIEAKEIEWDMFRTQVHPWEREQYLQTY from the coding sequence ATGGGATTAACAAGAGAAGAAATTTTCAAGAAGATTGATGAGGAAAACGTAAAGTTTGTCCGTTTACAATTTACGGATATGTTGGGTACGATTAAGAATGTTGAAATTCCAGTAAGTCAAGTAGATAAAGCACTTGACGGGATGATGATGTTTGACGGCTCATCCATTGAAGGATTTGTCCGAATTGAAGAATCGGATATGTACTTAGTGCCAGATCTTGATACCTTCGTTGTATTCCCTTGGTCATCTGAAAAGGGAAAAGTTGCACGATTCATTTGTGATATTTATAACCCCGATATGACACCATTTGAAGGGTGCCCGCGTTATAATTTGAAACGTAATCTGAAGAAAATGGAAGAATTAGGATTTTCAGCCTTTAATATCGGAACAGAACCTGAGTTTTTCCTTTTCAAACTTGATGTTAATGGTGAACCTACCATGGAATTGAATGACAAAGGCGGTTACTTTGATTTGGCCCCAACTGATTTAGGTGAAAATTGCCGCCGTGATATTGTACTTGAACTTGAAGAGATGGGCTTTGAAATCGAAGCTTCTCACCATGAAGTCGCGCCTGGTCAACATGAGATCGACTTTAAATATTCCGATGCAGTTAAGCACTGTGATGACATTCAAACCTTTAAATTGGCAGTTAAAACAATTGCCCGCCAGCATGGGTTACACGCAACTTTCATGCCTAAACCATTGTTTGGTGTGAATGGATCAGGGATGCATGCCAATATGTCTTTATTCAATAAAGACGGAAATGCCTTCTTCGATGAAAATGGCAAAGAGCAGTTATCTGATGTTGCTTATCAATTTACAGCGGGCATTGTGAAGCATGCGACTAATTTCACAGCTGTAACCAACCCAACAGTCAATTCTTATAAGCGTTTGGTTCCTGGTTATGAAGCTCCTTGTTATGTAGCATGGTCAGGACAAAACCGCAGCCCGCTCGTTCGTGTTCCGACTTCACGCGGTCTGAGTACACGTATTGAAGTGCGCAGTGTTGATCCAGCAGCGAATCCGTACATGGCGATGGCCGTACTGCTTGCTGCTGGACTTGATGGGGTTGAGAACAAGCTGGAGGCTCCTGCCCCGGTTGACCGCAATATTTATGTGATGGATAAAAAAGAACGCGAAGCACACGGTGTTAAAGATTTACCTGCAACACTTTCTGATGCGCTTCTCGAACTGCAGTCAGATGAGGTAATGGTTAAAGCTCTTGGAGAGCATTTGTTTGAACATTTCATTGAAGCTAAAGAAATCGAATGGGATATGTTCCGTACTCAAGTACATCCTTGGGAACGCGAACAGTACCTGCAAACATATTAA
- the lexA gene encoding transcriptional repressor LexA → MNKLSKRQQAILDFIKEQVLLKGYPPSVREIGQSVGLASSSTVHGHLSRLEKKGYLRRDPTKPRAIEVIDLEEDQSIPRGEASYAPVIGKVTAGSPITAIENIEEYVPLPNSLAGSDENTFVLVVQGDSMIEAGILNGDMVIVRQQQTAQNGDIVVAMTEDEEATVKRFFKEKKHIRLQPENATMDPIILSDVSILGKVVGLYRTVH, encoded by the coding sequence ATGAATAAACTTTCAAAACGTCAGCAAGCAATACTAGATTTTATTAAAGAACAGGTATTATTGAAGGGGTATCCTCCTTCTGTAAGAGAAATTGGACAATCCGTCGGCCTCGCCTCAAGCTCGACCGTTCATGGACACCTTTCTCGGTTAGAGAAGAAAGGTTATTTAAGAAGAGATCCTACCAAACCCCGAGCAATAGAAGTGATTGACTTAGAAGAGGATCAGAGCATTCCAAGGGGCGAAGCTTCTTATGCTCCCGTTATTGGTAAGGTAACAGCCGGTTCACCGATCACTGCTATAGAGAATATTGAAGAGTATGTACCTCTCCCGAATTCATTGGCGGGATCAGATGAAAATACATTTGTCCTTGTTGTTCAGGGAGATAGTATGATTGAGGCTGGTATTCTGAATGGAGATATGGTCATTGTTCGCCAGCAGCAAACTGCTCAAAATGGCGACATAGTAGTGGCTATGACAGAAGATGAAGAAGCTACCGTAAAACGGTTTTTCAAAGAGAAAAAGCATATTCGCTTACAGCCTGAGAATGCAACAATGGATCCCATTATATTAAGTGATGTTTCTATACTAGGCAAAGTAGTCGGACTTTATCGCACGGTCCATTAA
- a CDS encoding YneB family resolvase-like protein, producing the protein MKAVLYCRVSTEKEAQVSSLKRQRSELMQLAEHQSIEVIDCIEEQASGYEIEREGVFCLLDHFANERAEALLIQDETRLGRGNTKIALFHQFHKLNVRIYSLSHEGELQISESDSMVLQIVGIVEEYQRKIHNMKIKRGMRKAVKEGYDPSHNLSNQHLAPGRERLVFPIEEVVRLRNNKLTFKEIAATLRGLGYGVSKATVHRRYQEYVSLEKQQEDG; encoded by the coding sequence ATGAAAGCAGTTCTATATTGTCGTGTAAGTACCGAGAAGGAAGCACAAGTTTCCTCTTTAAAAAGACAACGGAGTGAATTAATGCAGCTGGCTGAGCACCAATCCATAGAAGTAATAGATTGCATTGAAGAGCAAGCCAGCGGATATGAGATCGAACGAGAGGGTGTCTTCTGCTTGCTAGACCATTTTGCAAATGAACGAGCAGAGGCCCTTCTTATTCAGGACGAGACAAGATTAGGTCGAGGAAATACAAAAATTGCGCTTTTTCATCAGTTTCATAAGCTTAATGTTCGTATTTATTCTCTTTCTCATGAAGGTGAGTTGCAAATCTCTGAATCAGATTCGATGGTTTTGCAAATTGTCGGAATTGTTGAAGAATATCAGCGAAAGATACATAATATGAAAATTAAGCGAGGGATGAGAAAGGCTGTTAAGGAAGGATACGATCCCAGCCATAATTTGTCGAACCAGCACTTGGCTCCAGGAAGAGAACGACTTGTTTTTCCTATAGAAGAAGTAGTTCGATTAAGGAACAACAAATTAACCTTTAAAGAAATTGCAGCAACACTGCGGGGGCTTGGCTATGGTGTTTCTAAAGCGACTGTCCATCGCAGGTATCAGGAATACGTCTCACTTGAAAAACAGCAAGAGGACGGGTAA
- a CDS encoding DUF896 domain-containing protein: protein MLSNEKLNRINELANKSKEEGLNKAEKAEQKELRQEYLKNVRSSFKNQLKGMTVVDPEGNDVTPEKVKKMQQNEKKN from the coding sequence ATGTTATCTAATGAAAAGCTTAACAGAATCAATGAACTAGCCAATAAATCAAAAGAGGAAGGCCTCAATAAAGCTGAAAAAGCTGAGCAGAAAGAGTTGCGTCAGGAATATTTAAAAAATGTTCGCAGCTCTTTTAAAAATCAACTCAAAGGTATGACGGTTGTTGATCCAGAAGGTAATGACGTTACACCTGAGAAGGTTAAAAAGATGCAGCAAAATGAGAAAAAGAATTGA
- the tkt gene encoding transketolase: protein MAASLEQTSINTIRTLTIDAVEKAQSGHPGMPMGAAPMAYTLWTQYMNHNPKNSDWFNRDRFVLSAGHGSMLLYSLLHLSGYNVTIDDIKSFRQWDSKTPGHPEVGHTDGVEATTGPLGQGISMATGMAMAEAHLAAKYNRDNFDVVDHYTFSICGDGDLMEGVSQESASLAGHLGLGKLIVLYDSNDISLDGDLNRSFSESVEKRYEAYGWQVIRVEDGTDTETIAQAIEQAKQNTEQPTMIEVKTVIGYGSPNKSGKSAAHGAPLGDEEITAAKQHYNWEHEPFHVPEEVYNDFKSKVQENGEEKEAQWNELMKQYKEAYPELGKELEEAINGELPDNWQDSLPEFTAGEDSLATRAASGKVINSLSKTVPYFFGGSADLAGSNKTTVEGEEDFSRNDYSGRNVWFGVREFAMACALNGMALHGGLKVYAGTFFVFSDYLRPALRLSAIMNLPVNYVFTHDSVAVGEDGPTHEPVEHLASLRAVPNLSLIRPADGNETSAAWRVALESNTTPTALVLTRQGLPTLEGTSEKSYEGVKRGAYVLSDSDKETPDGILLASGSEVQLAVKAQTELKTKGYDVRVVSIPSFDRFKAQSREYQEKVLPDGVRNRLAIEMGASFGWDRYVGLDGAVIGIDTFGASAPGDEVIKNYGFTVENVVKHAENLMNK, encoded by the coding sequence ATGGCAGCAAGCCTTGAACAGACATCTATTAATACAATTCGAACACTCACTATTGATGCAGTCGAAAAAGCACAATCGGGTCATCCAGGTATGCCAATGGGTGCAGCTCCAATGGCGTATACACTATGGACGCAATATATGAACCATAATCCGAAAAATTCGGATTGGTTCAATCGGGATCGTTTCGTTTTATCAGCGGGACATGGATCTATGCTACTTTACAGCCTGCTGCATCTTTCTGGCTATAATGTCACGATTGATGACATTAAATCTTTCCGCCAGTGGGATTCAAAAACCCCTGGTCATCCAGAAGTAGGGCATACAGATGGAGTAGAAGCCACAACGGGGCCGTTAGGACAAGGGATTTCAATGGCTACAGGTATGGCGATGGCAGAAGCTCATCTGGCCGCTAAATATAATCGTGACAACTTTGATGTTGTGGATCATTATACATTTTCTATCTGTGGTGATGGTGACTTGATGGAAGGCGTTTCTCAGGAATCTGCTTCTTTAGCCGGCCACTTAGGGTTAGGGAAGTTAATCGTTCTTTATGACTCTAACGACATTTCATTAGACGGTGACTTAAATCGCTCCTTTAGTGAAAGTGTTGAAAAACGTTATGAAGCTTATGGCTGGCAAGTCATTCGTGTTGAGGATGGTACAGATACTGAAACTATCGCTCAGGCAATTGAGCAGGCAAAACAAAACACAGAGCAGCCAACCATGATCGAGGTTAAAACGGTTATCGGGTACGGTTCCCCAAATAAATCTGGTAAATCTGCGGCTCATGGTGCACCACTGGGTGATGAAGAAATCACGGCTGCCAAGCAGCACTATAACTGGGAGCACGAACCATTTCATGTTCCAGAGGAAGTTTATAATGACTTCAAATCAAAAGTTCAGGAAAATGGTGAAGAAAAAGAAGCTCAATGGAATGAACTTATGAAACAATACAAGGAAGCATACCCTGAGCTTGGTAAAGAGCTGGAAGAAGCCATCAATGGAGAACTTCCGGATAATTGGCAGGATAGCCTTCCAGAGTTTACGGCTGGTGAAGATAGCCTGGCAACTCGTGCAGCATCTGGGAAAGTTATAAATTCCTTATCTAAAACAGTTCCTTATTTCTTCGGAGGCAGTGCCGACCTTGCCGGCTCTAACAAAACTACTGTAGAAGGTGAAGAAGATTTCTCTCGCAATGACTACTCGGGTCGTAATGTATGGTTTGGCGTCCGTGAATTTGCCATGGCCTGTGCACTAAATGGTATGGCCCTTCACGGCGGCTTAAAAGTTTATGCTGGAACATTCTTTGTCTTTAGTGACTACTTGCGCCCGGCATTGCGTTTATCAGCTATCATGAATTTACCTGTAAACTATGTATTTACTCATGACTCAGTAGCTGTTGGGGAAGATGGTCCGACTCATGAGCCTGTAGAACATCTTGCTTCATTAAGAGCAGTTCCGAATCTTTCACTCATTCGTCCGGCAGATGGAAACGAGACAAGTGCTGCTTGGAGAGTTGCTCTTGAGTCAAATACGACCCCTACAGCTCTTGTCCTGACTCGTCAAGGATTGCCGACACTTGAAGGTACAAGTGAGAAATCATATGAAGGCGTGAAGCGCGGGGCGTATGTCCTTAGCGATTCTGATAAAGAAACGCCTGATGGCATTTTACTTGCATCAGGTTCTGAAGTGCAGCTTGCAGTGAAGGCACAAACTGAACTTAAAACAAAAGGATATGATGTAAGAGTTGTGAGTATCCCTTCATTTGATCGTTTTAAAGCTCAAAGCCGCGAGTATCAGGAGAAGGTTCTGCCTGATGGGGTAAGAAATCGCCTGGCTATTGAAATGGGAGCCTCATTTGGCTGGGACCGTTATGTGGGGCTTGATGGAGCTGTCATTGGAATCGATACATTTGGAGCATCAGCACCAGGGGATGAAGTTATAAAAAACTATGGCTTTACAGTAGAAAATGTCGTCAAACATGCTGAGAATTTGATGAACAAATAA